One stretch of Rhodospirillaceae bacterium DNA includes these proteins:
- a CDS encoding heme iron utilization protein: MKKDETPDIQVISRALVRRCRSATLASALTGRRQGWPYASLVTVACMSDSSPVLLLSTLADHTRNLLEDCRSALLFEEASGLANPQTGPRVTLTGRIKPTNDPVAARRFLARHPEAERYAGFADFGIYRMKVERAHYVGGFGKANWMGAKKFLFDAKASGNVMAVEQRLIERLNQEYGETLSDMVGKPGKQWRIGGVDPEGLDLISTKAFRRLDFLQSVRSGRGVHGEMAKLANKMKKF, from the coding sequence ATGAAGAAAGATGAAACCCCGGATATCCAGGTTATTTCCCGCGCACTGGTCCGGCGCTGCCGTTCGGCGACATTGGCCAGCGCCCTAACAGGGCGTCGTCAGGGCTGGCCCTATGCATCACTGGTAACTGTCGCCTGCATGAGCGATAGCAGCCCTGTCCTGTTGTTATCCACATTGGCCGACCATACCCGCAATCTTCTGGAAGACTGCCGCAGCGCTCTGTTGTTCGAGGAAGCCTCAGGTCTGGCAAATCCGCAAACAGGCCCCAGAGTGACCCTGACCGGCCGGATAAAACCAACGAACGATCCCGTTGCTGCTCGCCGCTTTCTGGCCCGTCATCCAGAAGCTGAACGATATGCGGGATTTGCCGATTTTGGTATCTACCGCATGAAGGTCGAACGAGCCCATTATGTCGGGGGTTTTGGCAAGGCCAACTGGATGGGGGCGAAAAAGTTTCTCTTTGACGCCAAGGCTTCCGGCAATGTCATGGCGGTGGAACAACGACTGATCGAACGCCTGAACCAGGAATATGGAGAAACTCTTTCTGACATGGTCGGCAAACCGGGAAAACAGTGGCGGATCGGTGGAGTCGATCCTGAAGGGCTCGATTTGATATCAACCAAGGCATTTCGGCGGCTTGATTTCCTTCAATCAGTACGTTCAGGGCGCGGGGTGCACGGCGAAATGGCAAAATTGGCTAATAAAATGAAAAAATTTTAA